The following are encoded together in the Lepidochelys kempii isolate rLepKem1 chromosome 7, rLepKem1.hap2, whole genome shotgun sequence genome:
- the EEF1G gene encoding elongation factor 1-gamma: protein MAAAGTLYTYPENWRAFKALIAAQYSGAKIKVLSTPPQFHFGQTNKTPEFLKKFPAGKVPAFEGADGFCVFESNAIAHYVSNDDLRGSTKETAAQIIQWVSFADSDIVPPASTWVFPTLGIMHYNKQATEYAKEEVKRVLGILDSHLKTQTFLVGERITLADITVVCTLLWLYKQVLEPSFRQPYSNTNRWFVTCINQPQFKAVLGEVKLCEKMAQFDAKKFAENQPKKDVPKKEKPAKEEKKQEKKEERKSEPEEEMDECDQALAAEPKSKDPFAHLPKSPFVIDEFKRKYSNEDTLTVALPYFWEHFDKDGWSIWYSQYRFPEELSQTFMSCNLITGMFQRLDKLRKNAFSSVILFGSNNDSTISGIWVFRGQELAFPLSPDWQVDYESYTWRKMDADSEECKTLVKEYFTWEGEFKHVGKAFNQGKIFK, encoded by the exons ATGGCGGCGGCCGGG ACTCTCTACACCTACCCTGAGAACTGGCGGGCATTTAAAGCCCTCATTGCTGCCCAGTACAGTGGGGCTAAGATCAAggtcctctccaccccaccccagttccACTTTGGGCAAACCAACAAAACACCTGAGTTCCTGAAGAAATTTCCTGCTGGGAAG GTTCCTGCGTTTGAAGGGGCTGATGGATTCTGCGTGTTTGAGAGTAACGCCATCGCACATTACG TCAGTAATGACGACCTGCGGGGATCCACCAAGGAGACAGCTGCCCAGATCATCCAGTGGGTGAGCTTTGCTGACAGTGACATCGTCCCTCCCGCCAGCACCTGGGTCTTCCCTACGCTGGGCATCATGCACTACAACAAGCAG GCCACAGAATATGCCAAGGAGGAGGTGAAGCGGGTCCTGGGCATCCTGGACTCTCATCTGAAGACTCAGACCTTCCTGGTGGGGGAGCGCATCACGCTGGCTGACATCACTGTTGTGTGCACCCTCCTCTGGCTCTACAAGCAG GTGCTGGAGCCGTCCTTCCGCCAGCCCTACAGCAACACCAACCGCTGGTTTGTGACCTGCATCAATCAGCCGCAGTTCAAGGCTGTGCTGGGAGAGGTGAAGCTATGTGAGAAGATGGCTCAGTTTGATG CCAAGAAGTTTGCTGAGAACCAGCCAAAGAAAGACGTCCCCAAGAAAGAGAAGCCTGCCAAGGAGGAGAAGAAGcaggagaagaaagaggagaggaaatcTGAGCCTGAAGAGGAGATGGATGAGTGTGATCAGGCCCTGGCTGCTGAGCCGAAGTCCAAGGACCCCTTTGCTCACCTGCCCAAGAG cccctttGTCATAGACGAGTTCAAGCGGAAGTACTCCAACGAGGACACGCTGACGGTGGCACTGCCCTACTTCTGGGAGCACTTTGACAAGGACGGCTGGTCCATCTGGTACTCGCAGTACCGCTTCCCTGAGGAGCTGAGCCAGACCTTCATGAGCTGCAACCTCATCACAG GCATGTTCCAGCGCCTGGACAAACTGCGGAAGAACGCTTTTTCCAGCGTCATCCTCTTTGGCAGCAATAACGACAGCACCATCTCCGGCATCTGGGTCTTCCGCGGCCAGGAGCTGGCCTTCCCG ctgagccctgactggCAAGTGGATTATGAGTCCTATACCTGGAGGAAGATGGATGCAGACAGTGAGGAGTGCAAGACGCTGGTCAAGGAGTATTTCACGTGGGAGGGCGAATTCAAACATGTCGGCAAAGCCTTCAACCAGGGAAAGATCTTCAAGTGA